One genomic segment of Streptomyces sp. NBC_00239 includes these proteins:
- a CDS encoding TetR/AcrR family transcriptional regulator → MTPSGRPAVPEVIWARPERAGRGPRPAHSRESIAAEAVRIADVEGIDAVSMRRVAAGIGAGTMSLYNYVPRKEDLYELMVDAVSAEYDYPARPAGDWQARLLHLARQTRALMHRHPWLPRLISPVYGFSPHALRYLEYSLACMDGLEIAAGQKMELIASVNGLVTTFVSGELATAERSRSLPWTEDQDRAVRGAYLMGQVATGRYPRLAEALGEGLAPQDMDEVFERMLRRLFGSFLPTAP, encoded by the coding sequence ATGACTCCCAGCGGCCGCCCCGCTGTACCCGAGGTGATCTGGGCCCGCCCCGAGCGGGCCGGCCGCGGGCCGCGGCCCGCGCACAGCCGCGAGTCGATCGCGGCGGAGGCGGTACGGATCGCCGACGTCGAGGGGATCGACGCGGTCTCGATGCGGCGGGTGGCGGCCGGCATCGGCGCGGGCACCATGTCGCTCTACAACTACGTGCCGCGCAAGGAGGACCTGTACGAGCTGATGGTCGACGCCGTCAGCGCCGAGTACGACTACCCGGCGCGGCCCGCGGGCGACTGGCAGGCCCGCCTCCTGCACCTGGCCCGGCAGACCAGGGCGCTGATGCACCGGCACCCGTGGCTGCCCCGCTTGATCTCACCGGTGTACGGATTCAGCCCGCACGCGCTGCGCTACCTGGAGTACTCGCTCGCCTGCATGGACGGACTGGAGATCGCCGCCGGGCAGAAGATGGAACTGATCGCGTCCGTCAACGGCCTGGTGACGACCTTCGTGTCGGGCGAACTGGCCACCGCCGAGCGCAGCCGCTCGCTGCCGTGGACCGAGGACCAGGACCGGGCGGTGCGCGGCGCCTACCTGATGGGGCAGGTGGCCACGGGCCGCTATCCGCGGCTGGCGGAGGCGCTCGGCGAGGGACTGGCGCCGCAGGACATGGACGAGGTCTTCGAGCGCATGCTGCGGAGGCTGTTCGGCTCGTTCCTGCCCACCGCGCCCTGA
- a CDS encoding ATP-binding cassette domain-containing protein — protein MTTTYAVLSEGVEKSYGAVRALRGLDLAVPQGSVCGLLGPNGAGKTTAVRVLTTLTRPDAGRALVAGHDVAREAAAVRRSIGVTGQYASVDGDLTGRENLRLFARLTGLRGAAARARADELLERFGLSEAAGRPARTWSGGMRRRLDLAAGLLTRPRVLFLDEPTTGLDPLSRNQVWEAVRALADEGTTVLLTTQYLEEADRLADTVVLVDRGRAAETGPPAALKARIGSYAEVTVAEGTEPAAAAAVLDRLTGARPVLDPARRTVGAVATDPALTLPRIVRELDRAGVPVWDATLRPPTLDEVFLRLTAPTGERAA, from the coding sequence ATGACAACTACGTACGCCGTACTTAGTGAGGGTGTGGAGAAGAGTTACGGCGCCGTGCGCGCGCTGCGCGGGCTCGATCTCGCCGTGCCGCAGGGATCCGTCTGCGGGCTGCTCGGGCCGAACGGAGCCGGCAAGACCACCGCCGTGCGGGTCCTGACCACCCTGACGCGACCGGATGCCGGCCGAGCCCTGGTCGCCGGCCACGACGTGGCCCGCGAGGCCGCGGCCGTGCGCCGCAGCATCGGCGTGACCGGCCAGTACGCCTCGGTCGACGGGGATCTGACCGGCCGGGAGAACCTCCGGCTGTTCGCCCGGCTGACCGGGCTGCGCGGGGCCGCGGCCCGGGCCCGCGCCGACGAACTCCTGGAGCGCTTCGGCCTGTCCGAAGCCGCCGGCCGGCCCGCCCGCACCTGGTCCGGCGGCATGCGGCGGCGGCTCGACCTCGCCGCCGGACTGCTCACCCGGCCGCGGGTGCTGTTCCTCGACGAGCCGACCACCGGCCTCGACCCGCTCAGCCGCAACCAGGTCTGGGAGGCGGTCCGGGCCCTCGCCGACGAGGGGACCACCGTCCTGCTGACCACCCAGTACCTGGAGGAGGCGGACCGGCTGGCCGACACGGTCGTACTCGTCGACCGGGGCCGGGCGGCCGAGACCGGCCCGCCCGCCGCGCTCAAGGCGCGGATCGGCTCCTACGCCGAGGTGACGGTCGCCGAGGGCACCGAACCCGCCGCGGCCGCGGCCGTGCTCGACCGGCTGACCGGAGCCCGGCCGGTGCTCGATCCGGCGCGCCGCACGGTCGGAGCAGTCGCCACCGACCCCGCGCTGACCCTGCCCCGCATCGTCCGGGAACTCGACCGCGCCGGGGTCCCGGTGTGGGACGCCACCTTGCGCCCGCCCACCCTCGACGAGGTCTTCCTGCGCCTGACCGCCCCGACCGGGGAGCGAGCCGCATGA
- a CDS encoding TetR/AcrR family transcriptional regulator codes for MPPANPLRRTPVQQRSAERLTRILDACAELLDETGYEQLSTRAVAVRAGVPIGSVYRFFGNKRAMADALAHRNLEQYADAIATRLAALPATDWRPAVDAVLDEYLAMKRTVPGFGLVDFGVPVPPESAAADANHLVAARLTELLAGHLGRTPGEALHRAVLVAVEATDALLKLAFRYVPAGDPELIAETRAMMHAYLARSLD; via the coding sequence GTGCCTCCCGCCAACCCCCTCCGCCGCACCCCGGTCCAGCAGCGCAGCGCCGAACGGCTGACCCGGATCCTCGACGCCTGCGCAGAGCTCCTCGACGAGACCGGCTACGAACAGCTGAGCACCCGGGCCGTCGCGGTCCGCGCCGGCGTCCCCATCGGCTCCGTCTACCGCTTCTTCGGCAACAAGAGGGCCATGGCCGACGCGCTCGCGCACCGGAACCTGGAGCAGTACGCGGACGCCATCGCCACCCGCCTGGCCGCCCTGCCCGCCACCGACTGGCGGCCGGCCGTCGACGCCGTACTCGACGAGTACCTCGCCATGAAGCGCACCGTCCCCGGCTTCGGCCTCGTCGACTTCGGGGTGCCCGTCCCGCCCGAAAGCGCGGCCGCCGACGCCAACCACCTCGTCGCCGCCCGGCTCACCGAGCTGCTCGCCGGGCACCTCGGCCGTACCCCCGGCGAGGCGCTGCACCGGGCCGTGCTGGTCGCCGTCGAGGCCACCGACGCACTCCTCAAGCTCGCGTTCCGGTACGTGCCCGCGGGCGACCCCGAACTCATCGCCGAGACCCGCGCGATGATGCACGCCTACCTGGCGCGGTCGCTCGACTGA
- a CDS encoding right-handed parallel beta-helix repeat-containing protein, whose amino-acid sequence MSWIRRFPAVPAALIAALLALVALVAAAPAAQAHEERPVTFPDGSGSVPAYRTGEPDLLVCKTDRAVFTRRIAGFPDALRRRNLALFERCLKSGYRHIQQAVDAVDRPGMNIAILPGLYEEEPSLPKPTGDCARLKASDSSLGYQILSYEQQLRCRHNQNLVAILGKTNLQIEGTGASRLDVVVDAKYQKLNGIRADKSNGIYFRNFTAQRTTFNSLYVLAGDGFVIDDVLTRWNDEYGFLTFASDHGLYKNCESYGNGDSGIYPGSASDINDGRGYDVPRHSIEITNCRSHHNMVGYSGTAGDSVWVHDSEFDHNMGGASMDSAFPGHPGLPQNHAKFERNLIHDNNQDYYRHVADGTCAKPPAERGYEQGVVCPQISMPPGTGIITAGGNWNIYEKNWVYGHDRAAFFLSAVPAFIRGEEAWSKQADTSHHNRYAGNILGKDRSGTSRPNGMDVWWDGQGRGNCWQDGPDGSTPGTLPQCGGQRGDVSGASARLAGEPVKLVQLLVCADYNVQARRLPAGCDWYGARGLERVETQIALAVAAVLALVGGVLWWRRLRRDRLGTVCTALGAAGLALDVAGSTTALVHTPVPALALLLMGVWWTGAGIALHRERPWLGRTTVALGALTLLDAFDKAVLMIPWIPLSPAWFRGLLALIWVLWAVTASARPTPTDPPAPAPTESPAPTEPPTPTAEPAPTSTGPTTHPRPEGGAA is encoded by the coding sequence ATGTCGTGGATCCGCAGGTTCCCTGCCGTGCCGGCGGCGCTGATCGCCGCCCTCCTCGCCCTCGTCGCCCTGGTGGCAGCCGCGCCCGCGGCGCAGGCCCACGAGGAGCGGCCCGTCACCTTCCCGGACGGCTCGGGCAGCGTCCCCGCCTACCGCACCGGCGAGCCCGACCTGCTGGTCTGCAAGACCGACCGGGCCGTCTTCACCCGCCGCATCGCGGGCTTCCCCGACGCCCTGCGCCGGCGCAACCTCGCCCTCTTCGAGCGGTGCCTGAAGAGCGGCTACCGGCACATCCAGCAGGCCGTGGACGCCGTGGACCGGCCCGGCATGAACATCGCGATCCTGCCCGGCCTCTACGAGGAGGAGCCCTCACTCCCCAAGCCCACCGGGGACTGCGCCCGCCTCAAGGCCTCCGACTCCTCGCTCGGCTACCAGATCCTGTCGTACGAGCAGCAGCTCCGGTGCCGCCACAACCAGAACCTCGTCGCGATCCTCGGCAAGACGAACCTGCAGATCGAGGGCACCGGCGCCTCCCGCCTCGACGTGGTCGTCGACGCCAAGTACCAGAAGCTCAACGGGATCCGCGCCGACAAGTCCAACGGCATCTACTTCCGCAACTTCACCGCCCAGCGCACCACCTTCAACTCGCTGTACGTCCTGGCCGGCGACGGGTTCGTCATCGACGACGTCCTCACCCGCTGGAACGACGAGTACGGCTTCCTGACCTTCGCCAGCGACCACGGCCTGTACAAGAACTGCGAGTCGTACGGCAACGGCGACTCCGGCATCTACCCGGGCAGCGCCTCCGACATCAACGACGGCCGCGGCTACGACGTGCCGCGCCACTCCATCGAGATCACGAACTGCCGCAGCCACCACAACATGGTCGGCTACTCGGGCACAGCCGGTGACTCCGTCTGGGTCCACGACAGCGAGTTCGACCACAACATGGGCGGCGCCTCCATGGACAGCGCCTTCCCCGGACACCCCGGACTCCCGCAGAACCACGCGAAGTTCGAGCGCAACCTCATCCACGACAACAACCAGGACTACTACCGCCACGTCGCCGACGGCACCTGCGCCAAGCCGCCCGCCGAGCGCGGCTACGAACAGGGCGTCGTCTGCCCCCAGATATCCATGCCGCCGGGCACCGGCATCATCACCGCGGGCGGCAACTGGAACATCTACGAGAAGAACTGGGTGTACGGGCACGACCGCGCCGCCTTCTTCCTCAGCGCCGTACCCGCCTTCATCCGCGGCGAGGAAGCCTGGTCCAAGCAGGCCGACACCTCCCACCACAACCGGTACGCGGGCAACATCCTCGGCAAGGACCGGTCCGGCACGTCCCGGCCCAACGGCATGGACGTCTGGTGGGACGGCCAGGGCCGGGGCAACTGCTGGCAGGACGGCCCCGACGGCTCCACCCCGGGCACCCTGCCCCAGTGCGGCGGGCAGCGCGGCGACGTCTCGGGCGCCTCGGCCCGCCTCGCCGGCGAGCCCGTCAAGCTGGTCCAGCTCCTCGTCTGCGCCGACTACAACGTCCAGGCGCGCCGCCTCCCGGCCGGCTGCGACTGGTACGGAGCACGCGGCCTGGAGCGCGTCGAGACCCAGATCGCGCTGGCCGTGGCGGCGGTGCTCGCCCTCGTCGGCGGGGTGCTGTGGTGGCGCCGGCTGCGCCGCGACCGGCTCGGCACCGTGTGCACGGCCCTCGGCGCCGCCGGCCTCGCCCTCGACGTCGCCGGATCCACCACCGCGCTGGTGCACACCCCCGTCCCGGCCCTCGCCCTGCTGCTGATGGGCGTGTGGTGGACCGGCGCCGGCATCGCCCTGCACCGCGAACGCCCGTGGCTGGGCCGCACGACGGTCGCCCTCGGCGCCCTCACCCTGCTCGACGCCTTCGACAAGGCCGTCCTGATGATCCCGTGGATCCCGCTGAGCCCGGCCTGGTTCCGCGGCCTCCTCGCCCTGATCTGGGTCCTCTGGGCCGTAACCGCCTCCGCCCGCCCCACCCCCACCGACCCTCCCGCCCCCGCCCCCACCGAGTCTCCCGCCCCCACCGAACCCCCCACCCCCACCGCCGAACCCGCCCCCACGTCCACCGGCCCCACCACCCACCCCCGCCCCGAAGGCGGTGCCGCGTGA
- a CDS encoding molybdopterin oxidoreductase family protein: protein MSDATTRTALRICPLCEATCGLTLTIRGDAVTGARGDRDDVFSHGFICPKGAAFGALDADPDRLTTPLVRRDGRLRPAGWDEAFAAIAAALPPLTGRYGPDSVGVMLGNPNVHTMAGSLYPGQLLQALRTRNVFTASTLDQMPKHVSSGLLFGDAQAIPVPDLDRTDFLLLLGANPVESNGSLCTAPDFPGRLKALRARGGTLVVVDPRRTRTAKLADRHLAVRPGTDALLLAGLAHVLLDEKLTALGALEEHVTGIRELSEALGAFTPQAVAPACDLTAEEIRTLARQLAAAPTAAVYGRIGSCTVEFGTLANWLVDVLNILTGNLDRPGGAMFPLAATAARPRPAGPGKGFALGRWRSRVSGHPEAKSELPAAALAEEIETPGEGQIRALIAIAANPVLSAPDGRRLDAALAGLDFMVSVDPYLNETSRHAHVVLPPPPPSQSAHHDFAFNAFAVRNQVRYTRPAVPLRDGLLDECEIHARLILAASGRHGTDPDAVDRLAIGAALAKATADPRSPLHGQDPEALAARLAGTSGPERRLDLMLRLGPYGDQFGLLEEAGQSGSTGPDDRQGQRGPEGLGLERLLAHPHGIDLGALRPRLPALLRTRSGRIELLPEPIAAELPRLERALAERPAGVVLVGRRHLRSNNSWLHNVPALTGGSNRCTLQVHPEDAARIGLTDGGRARISGDGGSVEAPVEVTDTVRTGVVSLPHGWGHDRDGARLAVAAADPGVNVNQLLDGSRLDPLSGTAVLNGFPVELTPLP from the coding sequence GTGTCCGATGCCACCACCCGCACCGCCCTGCGCATCTGCCCGCTCTGCGAAGCCACCTGCGGACTCACCCTCACCATCAGGGGCGACGCCGTCACCGGCGCCCGGGGCGACCGCGACGACGTGTTCAGCCACGGCTTCATCTGCCCCAAGGGCGCGGCGTTCGGCGCCCTCGACGCCGACCCCGACCGCCTCACCACCCCGCTGGTCCGCCGCGACGGCCGGCTCCGGCCCGCCGGCTGGGACGAGGCCTTCGCCGCCATCGCCGCCGCCCTGCCCCCGCTGACCGGACGGTACGGACCGGACTCCGTCGGCGTGATGCTCGGCAACCCGAACGTCCACACCATGGCCGGGTCCCTCTACCCGGGCCAGCTGCTCCAGGCGCTGCGCACCCGGAACGTGTTCACGGCCAGCACCCTCGACCAGATGCCCAAGCACGTCTCCAGCGGGCTGCTCTTCGGCGACGCCCAGGCCATCCCCGTCCCCGACCTCGACCGCACCGACTTCCTGCTCCTCCTCGGCGCCAACCCGGTCGAATCCAACGGCAGCCTGTGCACCGCCCCCGACTTCCCCGGCCGCCTCAAGGCCCTGCGCGCCCGCGGCGGCACCCTGGTCGTCGTCGACCCCCGACGGACCCGTACGGCCAAACTCGCCGACCGCCACCTCGCGGTCCGCCCCGGCACCGACGCGCTGCTGCTGGCCGGCCTCGCCCACGTGCTGCTCGACGAGAAGCTCACCGCCCTCGGCGCCCTCGAAGAACACGTCACGGGAATCCGGGAACTCTCCGAGGCCCTGGGCGCGTTCACTCCACAGGCCGTCGCACCGGCCTGTGACCTGACCGCCGAGGAGATCCGCACCCTCGCGCGTCAGCTCGCCGCCGCGCCCACCGCCGCCGTGTACGGGCGCATCGGCAGCTGCACCGTCGAGTTCGGCACCCTCGCCAACTGGCTCGTCGACGTACTCAACATCCTCACCGGCAATCTCGACCGGCCCGGCGGCGCGATGTTCCCGCTGGCCGCCACCGCTGCCCGGCCCCGCCCCGCCGGACCCGGCAAGGGCTTCGCGCTGGGCCGCTGGCGCAGCCGGGTCAGCGGCCACCCCGAAGCCAAGAGCGAACTCCCCGCCGCCGCACTCGCCGAGGAGATCGAAACCCCGGGGGAGGGGCAGATCAGGGCGCTGATCGCGATCGCCGCCAACCCCGTGCTGTCCGCCCCCGACGGACGGCGGCTCGACGCTGCCCTGGCGGGCCTCGACTTCATGGTCAGCGTCGACCCCTACCTCAACGAGACCTCCCGCCACGCCCACGTCGTACTGCCCCCGCCGCCGCCCTCCCAGAGCGCCCACCACGACTTCGCCTTCAACGCCTTCGCCGTCCGCAACCAGGTCCGCTACACCCGCCCCGCCGTCCCGCTGCGCGACGGGCTGCTCGACGAATGCGAGATCCACGCCCGCCTGATCCTCGCCGCGAGCGGCCGGCACGGCACCGACCCGGACGCCGTCGACCGGCTGGCCATCGGAGCCGCCCTCGCCAAGGCCACCGCCGACCCGCGCTCCCCCCTGCACGGGCAGGACCCCGAGGCCCTCGCCGCCCGGCTCGCCGGCACCAGCGGCCCCGAGCGCCGCCTCGACCTGATGCTGCGCCTCGGGCCGTACGGCGACCAGTTCGGTCTGCTCGAAGAAGCCGGGCAGAGCGGGTCGACGGGACCGGACGACCGGCAGGGACAGCGCGGGCCGGAAGGGCTCGGTCTGGAACGGCTCCTCGCCCACCCGCACGGAATCGACCTCGGCGCGCTGCGCCCGCGCCTGCCCGCCCTGCTCCGCACCCGCAGCGGGCGGATCGAGCTGCTCCCCGAACCGATCGCCGCCGAACTGCCCCGGCTGGAGCGCGCCCTGGCCGAACGCCCCGCCGGCGTCGTCCTCGTCGGCCGTCGCCACCTGCGCTCCAACAACAGCTGGCTGCACAACGTCCCCGCCCTCACCGGCGGCTCCAACCGCTGCACCCTCCAGGTCCACCCCGAGGACGCGGCCCGTATCGGACTCACCGACGGCGGGCGGGCCCGGATCAGCGGGGACGGCGGCAGTGTGGAGGCGCCGGTCGAGGTCACCGACACCGTCCGCACCGGCGTGGTCAGCCTCCCGCACGGCTGGGGCCACGACCGGGACGGAGCCCGGCTCGCGGTGGCCGCGGCCGACCCCGGGGTCAACGTGAACCAGCTGCTCGACGGCAGCCGCCTCGACCCGCTCTCGGGCACCGCCGTGCTCAACGGTTTCCCGGTCGAGCTGACGCCCCTGCCCTGA
- a CDS encoding GntR family transcriptional regulator translates to MTAFAPDSLVLNRKLPLWYQVSQSLRASILGRTPDASLRLPTEEQLAEHYGVSVLTMRQALKELEAEGLISRHRRRGTFIEPGAQRGAPVRLLGSVDAIVAQQSGELTTVLGHGRGPVPGELAEYFPGAAEVVTYRRLRRDGETGEPTNWAENAVLPELAAAVDVADLERWPMTKVLRDVVGVRISRITDTVEARLADPATADLLEVPLLSPILHYTGVTYDEDGRVVDVARIRYRGDRFSFTVTMDAH, encoded by the coding sequence GTGACCGCTTTCGCCCCCGACTCGCTGGTCCTGAACCGGAAACTGCCCCTCTGGTACCAGGTCTCGCAGTCACTGCGCGCCTCGATACTCGGGCGCACCCCGGACGCCTCGCTGCGGCTGCCCACCGAGGAGCAGCTCGCCGAGCACTACGGGGTGAGCGTGCTCACCATGCGCCAGGCCCTCAAGGAGCTGGAGGCGGAGGGGCTGATCAGCCGGCACCGCCGGCGCGGCACCTTCATCGAGCCGGGGGCGCAGCGCGGGGCTCCGGTACGGCTGCTGGGCTCGGTCGACGCGATCGTGGCCCAGCAGTCGGGCGAGCTGACGACGGTCCTCGGCCATGGCCGGGGGCCGGTGCCCGGGGAGCTCGCCGAGTACTTCCCGGGCGCCGCCGAGGTCGTCACGTACCGGCGGCTGCGGCGGGACGGGGAGACCGGGGAGCCGACGAACTGGGCGGAGAACGCGGTACTGCCCGAGCTGGCCGCCGCCGTCGACGTCGCCGACCTGGAGCGGTGGCCGATGACGAAGGTGCTGCGGGACGTGGTCGGGGTGCGGATCAGCCGGATCACGGACACCGTCGAGGCGCGGCTCGCCGACCCGGCGACGGCGGACCTGCTGGAGGTGCCGCTGCTGAGCCCGATCCTGCACTACACGGGCGTCACGTATGACGAGGACGGCCGGGTGGTGGACGTCGCGCGGATCCGCTACCGCGGCGACCGCTTCTCGTTCACCGTGACCATGGACGCGCACTGA
- a CDS encoding type ISP restriction/modification enzyme produces the protein MRAVSDDAPLLDDLLPWSVAPLRLGRTWVLAPDARTLRDRWTALTAAEGRQREELFVPTRARSPRSGAAALPGQRGATGRFAQAPGAFPEPVRVLAEPFDAQWLLPDHRLIDAARPELWRVWDEQQVFLVESGAAGVPLVATSLLPAGRTGRIRPLHRRPGGAEPNLAPGLLDLLGERYRCWVTPEDVLSWALAAARPGPRGLEVPLPADAAGWRAGLERGHRLLRVQLAGARGGEPPKLPGGRRPYVRAAVPERPGELSYDAEAAELRLGTGVVSPVPAQVWEFEAGGGRVLERWFAARTAHRDGAGLAALGPTRWPQEWTSELLGLITTLALLTDPAAAGATGATADVDADADASDASDADGADGADGADGDADGVGHTRLAHLTHPSDHIGVAELRAAGVLPVPAAARRPASVLDHQEEGPGGQFALL, from the coding sequence ATGCGTGCGGTGAGCGATGACGCGCCTCTGCTGGACGACCTGCTGCCGTGGTCGGTGGCCCCGCTGCGGCTGGGCCGCACCTGGGTACTCGCCCCGGACGCCCGTACGCTGCGGGACCGCTGGACCGCGCTGACCGCCGCCGAGGGGCGGCAGCGCGAGGAGCTGTTCGTGCCGACCCGGGCCCGGAGCCCGCGCAGCGGGGCGGCCGCGCTGCCCGGCCAGCGCGGCGCGACCGGACGGTTCGCGCAGGCGCCCGGCGCGTTCCCGGAGCCCGTACGGGTGCTGGCCGAGCCGTTCGACGCGCAGTGGCTGCTGCCCGACCACCGACTGATCGACGCCGCCCGCCCGGAGCTGTGGAGGGTGTGGGACGAGCAGCAGGTGTTCCTCGTCGAGAGCGGCGCGGCGGGCGTCCCGCTGGTCGCCACTTCGCTGCTGCCGGCCGGGCGGACGGGCCGGATCAGGCCGCTGCACCGGCGGCCGGGCGGCGCGGAGCCCAATCTCGCGCCGGGCCTGCTCGACCTGCTGGGCGAGCGGTACCGGTGCTGGGTGACGCCGGAGGACGTGCTGTCGTGGGCGCTGGCGGCGGCCCGCCCGGGGCCGCGGGGCCTGGAGGTGCCGCTGCCGGCCGACGCGGCGGGCTGGCGGGCCGGCCTGGAGCGCGGTCACCGGCTGTTGCGGGTCCAGCTGGCGGGCGCCCGGGGCGGCGAGCCGCCGAAGCTGCCGGGCGGGCGTCGGCCGTACGTACGGGCCGCGGTGCCGGAGCGGCCCGGGGAGCTGTCGTACGACGCGGAGGCGGCGGAGCTGCGGCTCGGCACCGGGGTGGTCTCGCCGGTGCCGGCGCAGGTGTGGGAGTTCGAGGCGGGCGGCGGCCGGGTGCTGGAGCGGTGGTTCGCGGCCCGGACCGCGCACCGCGACGGGGCCGGGCTGGCGGCGCTGGGACCCACCCGGTGGCCGCAGGAGTGGACCTCCGAGCTGCTCGGCCTGATCACGACCTTGGCCCTGCTGACGGATCCCGCCGCGGCCGGTGCCACCGGCGCCACAGCCGACGTCGACGCCGATGCCGATGCCTCCGATGCCTCAGATGCCGACGGCGCGGACGGCGCGGACGGCGCGGACGGCGACGCGGACGGCGTCGGCCACACCCGTCTCGCCCACCTCACCCACCCCTCCGACCACATCGGCGTGGCCGAGCTGCGGGCGGCCGGCGTGCTGCCCGTCCCGGCCGCCGCACGCCGGCCCGCGTCGGTGCTGGACCATCAGGAGGAAGGCCCGGGCGGCCAGTTCGCCCTGCTCTGA
- the hmgA gene encoding homogentisate 1,2-dioxygenase, which translates to MSGGNEQARKTAEGLEYLTGFGNEHSSEAVPGALPIGRNSPQQAPLGLYAEQLSGSAFTEPRTHNRRSWLYRIRPSAAHPPFVRTDNGGLRTAPFTETVPDPNRLRWNPLPDPAPGTDFLAGLWTLGGNGDATQRTGMAVHLYAADTSMTDRVFSDSDGELLIVPERGGLLLHTEFGKLRAEPGHIALIPRGVRFRVELLDATARGYVCENYGQPFELPGLGPIGANGLAAARDFQAPVASYEDVEGPVEVVNKFCGNLWSATYTHSPLDVVAWHGTHVPYVYDLHRFNVIGTISYDHPDPSIFTVLTSPSDTPGLASVDFVVFAPRWLVGEDTFRPPYFHRNVMSEYMGLIEGAYDAKAEGFVPGGGSLHNMMSAHGPDRETFDKASAADLKPQKIDDGLAFMFETRWPITATPQAASATHLQRGYDQVWQGLQRHFRAAGA; encoded by the coding sequence ATGAGCGGCGGCAACGAGCAGGCCAGGAAGACGGCGGAGGGACTGGAGTACCTCACCGGCTTCGGCAATGAGCACAGCTCGGAGGCCGTGCCGGGAGCCCTCCCGATCGGGCGGAACTCCCCGCAGCAGGCTCCGCTGGGCCTCTACGCCGAGCAGCTCAGCGGCAGCGCCTTCACCGAGCCGCGCACCCACAACCGCCGCTCGTGGCTCTACCGGATCCGGCCCTCGGCCGCGCACCCGCCCTTCGTGCGCACCGACAACGGCGGCCTCCGCACCGCGCCGTTCACCGAGACCGTGCCCGACCCCAACCGGCTGCGCTGGAACCCGCTGCCCGACCCGGCCCCGGGCACCGACTTCCTGGCCGGCCTGTGGACCCTCGGCGGCAACGGCGACGCGACCCAGCGCACCGGCATGGCCGTCCACCTGTACGCCGCCGACACCTCGATGACCGACCGGGTGTTCAGCGACTCGGACGGCGAGCTGCTCATCGTCCCGGAGCGCGGCGGCCTGTTGCTGCACACCGAATTCGGCAAGCTGCGCGCCGAGCCCGGCCACATCGCGCTGATCCCGCGCGGCGTCCGGTTCCGCGTCGAGCTGCTCGACGCGACCGCCCGCGGCTACGTGTGCGAGAACTACGGTCAGCCCTTCGAGCTGCCCGGCCTCGGCCCGATCGGGGCCAACGGCCTCGCCGCCGCCCGCGACTTCCAGGCACCGGTCGCCTCGTACGAGGACGTCGAGGGCCCGGTGGAAGTGGTCAACAAGTTCTGCGGGAACCTCTGGTCCGCGACGTACACCCACTCCCCCCTCGACGTCGTCGCCTGGCACGGCACGCACGTCCCGTACGTCTACGACCTGCACCGTTTCAACGTCATCGGGACGATCAGCTACGACCACCCGGACCCGTCGATCTTCACCGTGCTGACGTCGCCGTCGGACACCCCGGGGCTGGCGAGCGTCGACTTCGTGGTGTTCGCGCCGCGCTGGCTGGTCGGCGAGGACACGTTCCGGCCGCCGTACTTCCACCGCAACGTGATGAGCGAGTACATGGGCCTGATCGAGGGGGCCTACGACGCCAAGGCGGAGGGCTTCGTGCCGGGCGGCGGCTCGCTGCACAACATGATGTCGGCGCACGGACCGGACCGGGAGACCTTCGACAAGGCCAGCGCCGCCGACCTCAAGCCGCAGAAGATCGACGACGGCCTCGCCTTCATGTTCGAGACCCGCTGGCCGATCACCGCGACCCCCCAGGCCGCGTCCGCCACGCACCTCCAGCGCGGGTACGACCAGGTCTGGCAGGGCCTCCAGCGTCACTTCCGGGCGGCGGGGGCCTGA